One genomic window of Pungitius pungitius chromosome 11, fPunPun2.1, whole genome shotgun sequence includes the following:
- the capn7 gene encoding calpain-7 — protein MDSAALELDAVKFAKTAVTYDQAGKYNEAVFYYKEAAQALIYAGMAGSRLEGIQDKVNEYLDRVQALHNAVQAQKSDPLKSRQHVDLERAHFLVTQAFEEDEKGNDDEAVELYTQAVELCINTSNETSDQALQTKLKQLARQALDRAEGLRESRSTPTQDRMGTPEGKPAAGAGSGVPVRQFFPLGPEFSLHDRSLPQPVRAVQSSQPAGQRYTSDEIEVLRSTSTVNGIAFVPFMSVDLRERFAFPVPFSDKAGKLALSPKQKAIFSRWVRPDEISDNPTMIMSVSSFSIKQTVVSDCSFVASLAISAAYERRYNKKLITSVIYPQNRRGEPEYNPCGKYMVKLHINGVPRKVIIDDLLPVDRHGELLCSYSSNRNELWVSLIEKAYMKVMGGYDFPGSNSNIDLHALTGWIPERIAMHSDNQSFSKDDTFRMLYQRFHRGDVLVTTATGVMSEEEGEKWGLVPTHAYAVLDIRDYKGMRFLQLKNPWSHLRWKGRYSERDEKNWTPELLKYLNFDPKTAQKFDNGVFWISWEDLCQYYDVIYLSWNPALFKDSSCIHSSWDGKQGPVKDVYSLANNPQYKLEVQCPTGGAAVWVLLTRHITDKEDFAQNKEFITLVVYKTEGKKVYYPADPPPYIDGIRINSPHYLTKMRLTSAGTHTFTLVVSQYEKQNTINYTLRVFSGCRFTFSKIPSPFTQTKRVNGQWKGPSAGGCGNYKDSYKLNPIYQINVERPGPLLVELRGSRQYSVGFEMVTVSLVGDPGPAAPPKRSSGDYRCGFCYMEADHVPAGLYNVIPTTFLPKQEGPFFLDFSSTSPLKVSQLQ, from the exons ATGGACAGCGCGGCGCTGGAGCTCGATGCTGTCAAGTTTGCCAAAACGGCCGTCACCTACGACCAGGCGGGCAAATACAACGAGGCCGTGTTCTACTACAAG GAGGCAGCCCAGGCCCTGATATACGCTGGCATGGCCGGGTCCAGGCTGGAGGGGATCCAGGACAAAGTGAACGAGTACTTGGATCGAGTGCAAGCCCTCCACAACGCCG tTCAGGCCCAGAAGAGCGACCCGCTGAAGTCCCGGCAGCATGTGGACCTGGAGCGAGCCCACTTCCTGGTCACTCAGGCCTtcgaggaggacgagaaggGAAATGACGACGAAGCCGTTGAACTGTACACTCAGGCTGTGGAGCTGTGCATAAACACA TCCAACGAGACATCGGACCAGGCGCTGCAGACCAAGCTGAAGCAGCTGGCCCGTCAGGCTCTGGACAG GGCAGAGGGTCTCAGAGAGTCCAGATCAACTCCAACTCAGGACAGGATGGGAACCCCTGAGGGAAAACCCGCCGCCGGCGCCGGCTCTGGCGTTCCTGTTCGCCAGTTCTTCCCCCTCGGGCCCGAGTTCAGCCTCCACGACCGTTCGCTGCCCCAGCCGGTCCGGGCGGTCCAGTCCAGCCAGCCCGCGGGTCAGCGCTACACGTCCGACGAGATCGAGGTGCTCAG GAGTACGTCCACCGTCAACGGCATAGCCTTCGTGCCCTTCATGAGCGTGGACCTGAGGGAGCGATTTGCCTTCCCTGTCCCCTTCTC GGACAAAGCGGGCAAACTGGCGCTGTCGCCCAAACAGAAAGCCATCTTCTCCCGCTGGGTCCGACCGGACGAGATCTCTGACAACCCCACCATGATCATGTCCGTGTCCAGCTTCAGCATCAAGCAG ACGGTCGTTTCCGACTGTTCCTTCGTGGCGTCGCTCGCCATCAGTGCGGCCTACGAGAGGCGCTACAACAAGAAGCTCATCACCAG cGTCATCTACCCTCAGAACCGACGGGGGGAACCCGAGTACAACCCCTGTGGGAAATACATGGTCAAGCTTCACATCAACGGAGTTCCCCGGAAG GTGATCATAGACGACTTGCTGCCGGTGGATCGTCATGGAGAGCTGCTGTGCTCCTACTCCAGCAACAGGAACGAGCTGTGGGTCTCCCTCATAGAGAAGGCCTACATGAAGGTGATGGGAGGCTACGACTTCCCCGGCTCCAACTCG AACATCGATCTGCACGCGCTGACTGGCTGGATCCCTGAACGCATCGCCATGCACTCCGACAACCAGTCCTTCAGCAAGGACGACACCTTCCGCATGCTCTACCAGAG gtttcACAGGGGCGACGTCCTCGTCACCACGGCAACGGGGGTGAtgtcagaggaggaaggggagaaaTGGGGTTTGGTGCCGACTCACGCCTACGCTGTCCTCGACATCAGGGATTACAAG GGAATGCGtttcctgcagctgaagaaccCCTGGAGTCACCTGCGGTGGAAGGGCCGCTACAGCGAGCGGGACGAGAAGAACTGGACGCCGGAACTCCTCAAGTACCTCAACTTTGACCCCAAAACAGCCCAGAAGTTTGATAACG GCGTCTTCTGGATCTCCTGGGAGGACCTCTGCCAGTACTATGACGTCATCTACCTGAGCTGGAACCCCGCCCTGTTCAAAGACTCCTCCTGTATTCACag CAGCTGGGATGGGAAACAGGGCCCAGTGAAGGACGTCTACAGTCTGGCCAACAATCCCCAGTACAAGCTGGAGGTCCAGTGCCCGACGGGGGGGGCGGCCGTGTGGGTGCTGCTCACCAGACACATCACTGACAAG GAGGATTTTGCACAAAACAAGGAGTTCATCACGCTTGTTGTTTACAAGACGGAAGGGAAGAAGGTTTACTACCCAG CGGACCCCCCCCCTTACATCGACGGGATCCGAATCAACAGCCCCCACTACCTGACCAAGATGAGGCTGACCAGCGCAGGGACACACACCTTCACGCTGGTGGTCTCCCAGTACGAGAAGCAGAACACCATCAACTACACGCTGCGG GTGTTCTCCGGATGCAGATTCACCTTCTCCAAGATCCCGAGTCCCTTCACCCAGACCAAAAGG GTCAACGGCCAGTGGAAGGGGCCCAGCGCCGGGGGCTGTGGAAACTACAAGGACTCGTACAAGCTCAACCCCATCTACCAGATCAACGTGGAGCGGCCCGGCCCGCTGCTCGTGGAGCTCCGGGGATCCAG GCAGTACAGCGTCGGCTTCGAGATGGTGACTGTGTCCCTGGTGGGGGATCCCGGCCCGGCCGCCCCCCCCAAGAGGAGCAGTGGAGATTACAG gTGTGGCTTCTGCTACATGGAGGCGGACCACGTCCCAGCGGGCCTCTACAACGTCATCCCCACCACCTTCCTGCCCAAACAGGAAGGACCCTTCTTCCTGGACTTCTCCAGCACCTCGCCCCTCAAGGTCTCCCAGCTCCAGTGA
- the LOC119197605 gene encoding uncharacterized protein LOC119197605, with the protein MDAMSVTGTRQCCKALQFQLARLLEQQSADKRAKRINSDEQLQKIISLEDKIKSLEENLRVVQQEKMEIETNSTAAKHLLENHVAELQQTNAKLLARHKLANEEHRSVLEDFKEMYRAAIEKMTLQTNSDMSEMVASHDRKLTQTELINTKERERLVLEHEEEIRQHVTKLQCLEKESKEALMELSNSLNEKEATFHMDMKTIQSMYLKKNEESNEYQRVNKILKDKIKPLGDLLKEVTTLKFTLVVKNNLIKNKMEDIVTLKKEKTKLQRLLAEEQGSYLILKIRLDCELDKKLEDKLKEAQLKVLEKDDECKAYKDTITDLRSETIVLREKVPPLKASVVKERKRSDELKAYQQRFKAELVACLDLISQPSEFQKSMAALKRKYIDDNDLKVPKEDTRFEEQFLKVANNVRRKLVAGECHQVKVERSKYLKKCKDLHKEVRVINEQTVIIRTQRAQIRRMEQDLKTKGRCRKEAQGPSSVAPLAVRGTTGGGSAPLAAPPRPGERSTPEEPANQILPRTPAPSGPAQ; encoded by the coding sequence ATGGACGCGATGTCGGTCACTGGTACGAGACAATGCTGCAAAGCCCTACAATTCCAGCTAGCTAGGCTGCTGGAACAACAATCCGCGGATAAAAGGGCCAAGAGGATCAACAGCGATGAACAGTTGCAGAAAATCATTTCTCTGGAGGATAAGATAAAAAGTCTCGAGGAAAACTTGAGAGTTGTCCaacaggagaagatggagatcgAAACAAACTCGACAGCCGCCAAACATCTTCTCGAGAACCACGTGGCTGAATTGCAGCAAACAAACGCCAAACTTCTGGCCCGACATAAATTAGCCAACGAAGAACACAGGTCGGTCCTTGAGGACTTTAAGGAAATGTACAGGGCGGCCATTGAAAAAATGACACTACAGACAAATTCTGACATGTCAGAAATGGTCGCCAGCCACGACAGGAAACTGACCCAAACAGAGCTGATCAacacaaaagaaagagaaaggctAGTGTTGGAACACGAAGAAGAAATACGTCAACATGTGACTAAACTGCAGTGCTTGGAGAAGGAGAGCAAGGAGGCTTTGATGGAGCTGAGCAACTCTCTCAATGAGAAAGAAGCCACCTTCCACATGGACATGAAGACAATTCAGTCCATGTACCTAAAGAAGAACGAGGAAAGCAACGAATACCAACGTGTCAACAAGATACTGAAGGACAAGATAAAACCATTGGGAGATCTCCTGAAGGAGGTGACCACATTAAAATTTACTCTGGTAGTTAAAAACAACttgatcaaaaacaaaatggaagATATTGTAACactaaagaaggagaaaacaaaactacaaCGCCTCTTGGCTGAGGAACAAGGGAGCTACCTCATCCTCAAAATCCGATTGGATTGCGAGCTGGACAAGAAGCTCGAGGACAAGTTGAAGGAGGCGCAGTTAAAGGTGCTTGAAAAAGATGACGAATGCAAAGCGTACAAAGACACCATTACAGATCTGCGAAGTGAAACCATTGTTCTGAGGGAGAAAGTGCCCCCCCTCAAGGCCAGCGtggtgaaggagaggaagcgGTCCGACGAGCTGAAGGCCTATCAGCAGCGCTTCAAGGCCGAGCTGGTGGCCTGCTTGGATTTAATATCCCAGCCCTCCGAGTTCCAGAAGAGCATGGCCGCACTGAAGAGAAAGTACATTGACGACAACGACCTCAAGGTCCCGAAAGAGGACACGAGGTTCGAAGAGCAATTTCTCAAAGTGGCGAATAACGTGCGGCGGAAGCTCGTGGCTGGAGAGTGCCACCAGGTGAAGGTCGAGAGGAGCAAATACTTGAAGAAATGTAAAGATCTCCACAAGGAGGTGAGGGTGATCAACGAGCAGACCGTCATCATACGGACGCAGCGGGCCCAGATCCGGCGCATGGAGCAGGACCTGAAGACAAAGGGGAGATGCCGGAAAGAGGCCCAGGGACCTTCCTCAGTCGCCCCATTGGCTGTGAGGGGAACGACCGGCGGTGGCTCCGCCCCCCTGGCCGCACCTCCCCGTCCGGGTGAGCGCTCAACGCCCGAAGAGCCGGCCAATCAGATCCTCCCCAGGACACCGGCGCCATCTGGCCCGGCTCAGTGA
- the nt5c3a gene encoding cytosolic 5'-nucleotidase 3 isoform X1, translated as MDRTAVVKVGAAASASVCALLGGVVLAQYIVAKKKRAGKKTRIIEMMPQFEKTTVHMKDPERVEQIICGLIKGGASKLQIITDFDMTLSKFAVSGKRCPTCHNIIDDCKLVTEECRAKLLQLKNRYYPIEIDPHLTMEEKYPFMVEWYFKSHTLLVEQRLERHKLADVVRESDAALRDGYEQFFDRLQQHDVPVFIFSAGLGDVLEEIIRQAGVYHPNVKVVSNFMDFDENGVLKGFKGELIHVYNKHDGALRHTEYFKQVKESCNIVLMGDSLGDLSMADGASNVENILKIGFLNDKVEERLDKYLDSYDIVLVKDETLEVPNAILQKVL; from the exons ATGGACAGGACGGCCGTGGTGAAGGTCGGAGCCGCGGCCAGCGCCAGCGTCTGCGCCCTGCTGGGTGGCGTGGTTCTGGCCCAGTACATCGTCGCCAAGAAGAAGCGAGCGGGGAAGAAAACTAGGATCATAGAGATG ATGCCTCAGTTCGAGAAGACGACGGTCCACATGAAGGACCCGGAGAGGGTGGAGCAGATCATCTGTGGCCTCATCAAAGGAGGAGCCTCTAAACTACAG ATCATCACCGACTTCGACATGACGCTGAGCAAGTTCGCCGTCAGCGGGAAGCGGTGTCCCACGTGCCACA ACATCATCGACGACTGCAAGCTGGTGACGGAGGAGTGCCGGgccaagctgctgcagctgaagaaccGATACTACCCCATCGAGATCGACCCCCACCTCACCATGGAGGAGAAATACCCCTTCATGGTGGAGTG GTATTTCAAGTCCCACACGCTGCTGGTGGAGCAGCGGCTGGAGAGACACAAACTGGCCGACGTGGTGAGAGAGTCCGACGCCGCGCTCAG GGACGGATACGAGCAGTTCTTTGACCGCCTGCAGCAGCACGACGTGCCCGTCTTCATCTTCTCCGCCGGCCTGGGCGACGTTCTGGAGGAGATCATCCGCCAGGCCGGAGTGTACCACCCCAACGTCAAGGTCGTCTCCAACTTCATGGACTTTGACGAAAAC GGCGTCCTGAAGGGTTTCAAAGGCGAGCTGATCCACGTGTACAACAAGCACGACGGCGCCCTGCGCCACACCGAGTACTTCAAGCAGGTGAAGGAGTCCTGCAACATCGTCCTCATGGGCGACTCGCTGGGGGACCTCAGCATGGCCGACGGCGCGTCCAACGTGGAGAACATCCTCAAGATCGGCTTCCTCAACGACAAG gtggaggagcggCTGGACAAGTACCTGGACTCTTATGACATCGTGCTGGTGAAGGACGAGACTCTGGAGGTGCCCAACGCCATCCTGCAGAAGGTTCTATAA
- the nt5c3a gene encoding cytosolic 5'-nucleotidase 3 isoform X2 produces the protein MPQFEKTTVHMKDPERVEQIICGLIKGGASKLQIITDFDMTLSKFAVSGKRCPTCHNIIDDCKLVTEECRAKLLQLKNRYYPIEIDPHLTMEEKYPFMVEWYFKSHTLLVEQRLERHKLADVVRESDAALRDGYEQFFDRLQQHDVPVFIFSAGLGDVLEEIIRQAGVYHPNVKVVSNFMDFDENGVLKGFKGELIHVYNKHDGALRHTEYFKQVKESCNIVLMGDSLGDLSMADGASNVENILKIGFLNDKVEERLDKYLDSYDIVLVKDETLEVPNAILQKVL, from the exons ATGCCTCAGTTCGAGAAGACGACGGTCCACATGAAGGACCCGGAGAGGGTGGAGCAGATCATCTGTGGCCTCATCAAAGGAGGAGCCTCTAAACTACAG ATCATCACCGACTTCGACATGACGCTGAGCAAGTTCGCCGTCAGCGGGAAGCGGTGTCCCACGTGCCACA ACATCATCGACGACTGCAAGCTGGTGACGGAGGAGTGCCGGgccaagctgctgcagctgaagaaccGATACTACCCCATCGAGATCGACCCCCACCTCACCATGGAGGAGAAATACCCCTTCATGGTGGAGTG GTATTTCAAGTCCCACACGCTGCTGGTGGAGCAGCGGCTGGAGAGACACAAACTGGCCGACGTGGTGAGAGAGTCCGACGCCGCGCTCAG GGACGGATACGAGCAGTTCTTTGACCGCCTGCAGCAGCACGACGTGCCCGTCTTCATCTTCTCCGCCGGCCTGGGCGACGTTCTGGAGGAGATCATCCGCCAGGCCGGAGTGTACCACCCCAACGTCAAGGTCGTCTCCAACTTCATGGACTTTGACGAAAAC GGCGTCCTGAAGGGTTTCAAAGGCGAGCTGATCCACGTGTACAACAAGCACGACGGCGCCCTGCGCCACACCGAGTACTTCAAGCAGGTGAAGGAGTCCTGCAACATCGTCCTCATGGGCGACTCGCTGGGGGACCTCAGCATGGCCGACGGCGCGTCCAACGTGGAGAACATCCTCAAGATCGGCTTCCTCAACGACAAG gtggaggagcggCTGGACAAGTACCTGGACTCTTATGACATCGTGCTGGTGAAGGACGAGACTCTGGAGGTGCCCAACGCCATCCTGCAGAAGGTTCTATAA